The Phormidium yuhuli AB48 DNA window TAGCCGAATGCGGAAGTCTCAACTGCTTTCCGCCATTCAAGCGGTCTTGCCCGAAAAAATTAATCCCACAACCGCAAGTCCCACAACGACAAGTCCCAAAACAGCCAGTCTGAGTAGTCCATCACGTCAATTGGAGGCACAGGAAGAAGTGGAAGCAGCAAAGTTTGAACTCGGCCAAGACGATCGCACCGGCGGTGAACTCGCCTCAGTCGATGAAGGATTAGCCGATTTACCTGAAGGTTATGGTGAAAGCCGGATTGTCTTGATGCCTCGGGACCCCCAATGGGCCTATTGCTATTGGGACATCACCAATGAGCAGAAAGAAGAGTTACGTCGTCAAGGGGGACAGCAACTGGCCCTGCGAGTGTACGACGCGACGGACATTGATCTGAATTATCAACCGCCTCACAGCATCCAGGAATATCCTTGTGATGAACTGGCCCGGGAATGGTACTTACCAATTCCCGTCAGCGATCGCGACTATGCCGTCGAAATCGGCTATCGTTGTGCCGATGGTCGTTGGCTGGTGTTGGCCCGCTCCCTCACGGTTCACACTCCCCCTGTCTATCCTTCTGACTGGATTGAAGATATTTTCGTCACCGTCAACTGGGATGAACCTCTAGTCGGAAAAACTGTGGCGACTCTGGTTCCCCCCAGCAAAAAACCGGTTCCCAGCGAAGCGGACGAGCGCAATCCCCTCTACGAAGAAATCTTCGGGATGGCCAAATCCGCCGAAGCACAACGGGTGGCAGGTTCTATCTTTGGGTCGATGCACCAAGTCCCCGAACAAGCGGTCAGTTCCTTTGTCTTCCCCTCTGGTGTGGGAATGTGGGCTGTTCCTACCATGTCCGGTTTGACCATGTCCGGCGTGGGCATGTCCGGTGTGGGCATGGGGGCCTCAATGCCGCCGATTCGTCCTCGCCAATTCTGGTTGGTGGCTGATGCGGAATTGATTGTCTATGGGGCCACGGAACCCGATGCCACGGTCACCATTGGCGGCCGTCCTATCAAACTCAATTCTGATGGCACCTTCCGCTTCCAGATGTCCTTCCAGGATGGTCTGATTGACTATCCCATCAAAGCGGTGGCGGTTGATGGGGAACAAACCCGCTCGGTTCACATGAAGTTTGAGCGTGAAACTCCCTCCCGTAATACCAACACCAAGGAAGAAGCTGTCCCTGAGTGGTTACACTCTTAGGACTCACTACACCGAGTTCTCAATGGCTAACTGTTGCCCCGATGTCCTTTGATATCGGGGTTTTTTCTGGGCCGAGGCTGGGTTTCATCGGGCGGCGGGGTTGCCATAGAGATATCTGGGGCCAATCACCAGTAGGGGGTCGCCGGCATTGTCGGGGAGATTGCGTGTTAGGGGATCGTTGGGATCATTTGGATCCCGCAGAAAGTCAGTGACAAAGACGACGGGGCGATCGCTCTGCCAAAAGGCTTGTAATTCTGCGTCTGAAATCTGATAGCGAGGGCTGGGGCCGGGAAAAATTGGCAAGCTGCGAGACTCGCCGGCATCGCTGAGAACATAGACAATACGATAGGCGCGATCGCCCTGGCCCCACACCCAACCATCATCCAGGGTGGGAAATTCGGGGAATCGCTCCCCGTCAGGATTGAGATAAAAACTCATGGCCCCGGCGGCCCCCAGTTCCCGAGAGCCTTCAAACACCCAAAGGGTTGACTCGGGTAGTTCGGCTTCGGCTTGGCTGATGAGGGGTTGGGAGGAGCGAATTTCGGCAAAGGCGCTAAAGCCTTGGATGATGAAATAATAGGCGATCGCCATTCCCAGAACTAAGGTGAGCCAACCGGGAAGAGGCTGTCGTCGCAGTAACAGACCCCCCGCCAAGAGGGCCCCAATGCCAAAACTGAGGGCAATGGGCCAGGCTAGGAACTCCATTTGACCTAAGTCCACCTCAAGCTGATCTAAAAGTTGCCAGCGAGCCAGAACAACGGCTACCCCAGCCGCCATCAGGGTCACGGCGGCCAGGGTGCGTCCCCCAGCCATGGCCACCCCTCGACGGGCCTGGCCGCCAGTCCACCAGAGGGCCGTTAGCAGGATGAGCGGTGGCAGACTGGGCAAACTGTAGTAAATCAGGCGGGAGGAGATGGGGAGAAACAGGAGAACGGGGAGGAGGGCGGTCATGGCCAACAGCATCAGTCCACTGGCCTGTTCCTGGCGAGACTGTTGCAGACTAACCCAAGTATGAACGAGGGTTTGGGGTAGAACCAGGGACCAGGGTAGGGCCCAAACTAGGGTCATGCCAAGATAGCCCAGGGCGCTAATTTGGGAGACAGCGTAGTCTGGGGGATAGCGGCGATCGGCTAAACGCTCTAGGTTCTCGTTGGCGATAAAATACTGCCAAAATCCCGGATTCGCTCGTTCAATGGCGATCGCCCAAGGGACAATCAACAGCAGGAAGAGGGGAATGCCAAGGCTGGGGGTCAGTCCTTGCCAGATACGTCCCGGGGAGTAGATTAAGCTCATCACCAGCAGGGCAATGACTGGGAAGACCAGCATAAATGGCCCCTTGGCCAAGACAATCAGGCCCAATAGACCCCAAAAGCCCAATCCATACAGCCAATTTCTCGGGAAGAGGACCAGTTTCCAGAGACAATAGTAGGCCGTCATCAACAGGGACGACAGGAGTAAATCAATCAGCAATTGGTGGCTAAAGATAAACCAACCACAGGCACTGGCTAACATCAATGCTGCCACGCGCCCGGTGGCCGCTGAGCCGAGGTCTCGCCCCCATTGCCAGACCATAAACACGCCCCAGATTCCCCCTAGGGCCAACGGCAAGCGGGCGGCAAACTCATTAATGCCAAACGTGCTATAACTGAGGGCGATCGCCCAGTAGAGCAGGGGGGGCTTATTGAGATAGGGAGCGCCATTGAGATGGGGGGTGAGCCAATCTCCCCGTAACATCATTTCTCGGGCAACTCCGGCAAAATGGCCCTCGTGAGGTTCGTAGAGGGGGAAATCTCCTAACCCCAGGAAGAATAGGGCGATCGCCCCCAGCAGAATCAGCGGATCGAGCCAACTGAGGCTAACCGGTTGAAGTCGATTCAAGGCCACAATTTAATTAACGTAATGCGCGTAAAAATTCTCGGGCGATGGCGGCAATATGTTCAGCGCGATCGAGCCAATTGACGATACGGCGGGCACTGACAAAATTTTGTCGCGACCCCAGAATATGGTCATTGAGACTATGGCCCGTATAGGAGCCATCCCGCATTCCTAATACCAGTAAGTCGGCCGCGATATCCTGGTTAGCCGCTAACTCCGGGTTGCCAATCAGGTCAATCCCCAAGCGGCCAGACCAATAGCGATAATTCGCTCGTCCCGTAATCTGTACAAAACCCCGTCCTTTGTAGCGAGGGCCATCTCCGGCATAGATGTTACCCAAATCAGAGCGCCATTCATAGGCCCAGCCACTGGCGAGTTCCGTCATCCACTTGCCCAGATGGGACTCATGTTCAGCGGTGGCCAAGACATAGGCAATCTGCCCTAAGTCGGTGACCCCATAGTCTAAACAGGACTGCAAAATCAAAGGGACTGAATCGCGAGCATAGGCGCGAATATCGGGGTAAGGAATTGAGGCAATAATCCGGGGGACATCAAATTGAGATAAACCACCCTGCCGTTCCGGTTCAAAGACTTCTACCGGGCCATTGACTAACGTTGACCAGGTTTCTCGCCCCACCACTCCGTCCACAAGGAGATTATTGAGGGATTGAAAGCGGCGGACTCCGTCTTCCGTGTTCGGACCAAACTTGCCATCAACCACCTCATTGGCAGGAAAAATGCGGGCCTTAACCAGCAACTCTTGCAGGGTTTTGACCGCATCAGCTAGGTCAGGATGCTGGATACCATCTCCCCGTTGGAGAACCGGATAGCGTTGCACCGGTTGGGGAGAAGGAGAGGGGGCCGGAGAAGGAGAGGGGGTGGGGGAGGGCGAGGGGGTAATGCCTAACTTGCGATCGATGACGGCCCAGGTTTCAGGTCCGACAATTCCCGTCATCTGCAAATTATTCTCCATCTGGAAGATTTTGACTGCCTTTTCTAGAGCCGAGTCAAAACGACCATTGATCGGCTGACTGATGGGCAACAGCCTGAGTTTAATCATAATCCGTTGCAGGAGCTGTACCGGTTCAACAAACTCCTGGGAATCAATGCCATCTCCGGGGCGTAGCAAAGGACGTCTTGCAACAGGCATAAGGTTTAGGGGTAAATAACAGGGGGGCCGCCAATCTTTTGGTCTGGTTATTTGGGTAGATCAATCGTTACCCTTAATGCAACATTGCCCGATTCGAGAGCCATTCCATATCTGGGGAATCCCAGAGTTTGCCATCGAGGGCCATCTGTTCGATGGAACTGGCTAAACGCAGGGCGCGTAGGGCCTGTTCGCCGCCAACAGACGGTTGGTTTCCTCCGCGAACACAGTTGACAAAATGCTCTAATTCTGCGTGGAGGGGTTCAATATTGCTAGTGCGGACTTTTTCGATCAGCCCATCCTGACGATACAACACCTGGCCGTAGTCTGTGGATGTATTGGCGGTGGTTTGACGGTGAATGAGGATTTCGTTGTTGAGGAAATCTGCTTCGGTGAGGGAGGTTTGACAATGGGCCGCAATGGTACGCCGTTTGCGGTGGGTGACTTTGCTGGCCGTGAGGGTGGCGATCGCCCCATTAGCAAAGCCTAAATTAGCGGTGACATAATCCAGGTGGAGCGAGCCGGAAATGCGACTCCCACTGGCGGAGAGGTTGAGGACGCGATCGCCAATCAACTCCAAAATCAGATCGATATCATGAATCATCAAATCCAAGACCACCGACACATCATTGGCGCGATCGGAATAGGGACTCAGGCGATGAGCCTCTAACGCCAACACCTCTTCCGTTTTTAAGACTTTACTGAGTTCTTGAAAAGCTGGATTAAAGCGTTCAATATGGCCCACTTGGAGAATACAACCCGACTCCGCCGCTTGATTGACCAGAGATTCCGCCTCCGATAAGCTTGCGGCAATGGGTTTCTCAATCAGGACATGAACCCGATTCTGTAAACAGGCCATCCCCACCGCATGATGAAGTCGTGTCGGAACCGCTACACAGACTGCCTGCACATGGGGGAGAAGATCGCGATAATCCTCAAAAAACTTAACCCGATACTTACTCGCCGTATCTAAACCCCGGTCTACCTGAATGTCAGCAACCCCCACCAACTCAACATCCTTGAGGAGATTTAATACTCGAGTATGATGTTGTCCCATGTTCCCGACCCCGATTACCCCCATCCGGAGCGGTTCCGGTTGGTTCATCCCCGCCGTGTTGTTCGGATAATTCACAAGTTTAGACTCTGGTGACCTGCATAGATTTGTCCTCTCTCACCCCAACGCGAGAGCATTCAGGTTACAGACTGTTACCTGAAACTACCCAGAATGGTATCACAAGACTTTACATTGAGCCGATGGTGCAGGACGGTTGAGACAACTGTCGCCGCCGCATCTGTTTAGAAACGCGACGGCGACCGAACTTGAAGGGATTTCAGCACTTGAAGGGATTTCAGCCATGGGGGTCAACCAAAGGTCGAACCATTCCACCCCCACATCGCTCCTTTAGCATCGGCAAACTCAATATAGGTTCGTTTACTAGGAACCCCCAGACGAGTCTCAATTTCCTGACAAAAGTCAGCACTCATAGCTTGGGTTTGGGAGGGACTCATCGAGCCAATACTTTTGATTTCAATGAAGCAAACGGGGTCGAGGCTTCCGCCAAAGGTCATAGGGACATCCCCCTCAAAGGCGGTCATCACGTAGGATTCTGATTTCCCCAAATGGCCGGACAGCTTCGAGGACAGGGCCTGTAACATCCCTTCAACGGCAGCTTTATCAGGAGCGGGGGCGGAGGTTTTAACTTGGATTAAAGGCATAGGAAGGCAAGAGGCAAGAGGCAAGGGGCAAGAGGCAAGAGGCAAGAGGCAAGAGAGAACCACGGAGTCACGGAGGACACAGAGGACAAACCCGAGAGCGATTCCCCCGTTTTGCCTTTTATTGGTCGCCCCGACAAGCCGGAACGCATCGCTGGAGAGGTTAGCCGCCGTAGTTCCAGCCGGTGCTTTCGAGGTTGAGGATTTCTCCGTCGCGGTGGATGGCGGCGTTAATGACTTCGCCGACAAAGACGGTGTGATCTCCTTTCTCGACGGAGCCGACTACCTGACATTCTACATAGCCTAGGGAGTCCTTGATAATAGGGCAGCCGGTTTCGGCGGTGTAAAATTCTACATCCTCAAATTTGTTACCCACCCGGCTTTGAGGCTTAAAGAACTTCTGGGCCAGGTCTTTTTGCCCCAGTTCCAGGAAGCTGAGGCTGAACACGCCACTGGACTTGAGCATTGCATGGGAACCGCTATCATTTTTGACACAGTTAACGATTAAGGGCGGTTCAAAGGAGGATTGCATCACCCAACTGGCGGTAAATCCGTTGAGGTTATCGCTGTTGATGTCTTTCACGCCACAGATATAAAGGGCATGGGGAATTTTCCGCAAGAGGGTTTTTTTGGCGGTTTTTTGGTCGTCGGTGTTTAGCATGGTGTTTTTTTAAGAAGGCAAAAGGCAAAAGGCAATAGGCAATAGGGGGAAGAAGGCAAGAGGCATAACCCACCCCTGCCCCTCCCAGGAGGGGATGGCAACAGGCAAGAGGCTAGCTGCTTTGGATGTTGGGCGACATATTGGGGGAGAGGGAGATGGGGGGGTCTTGTTGGGTTTCTCCGGCCCAGGCGCGATAGTCGGCGATGATATGGCGGGTTAAGCGCTGTTTGACTGTGTGTAGGACACTGGCTAATAGGGTGTTACCTGTGGCATCGATGATGGGTTTGGGGGTCAGCCATAAGGCGGGGGGCATATCAACGGCGACCTTGAGGTCGGCTTTCCCGTATAGGGTGGTTTTGCCGTTGTGGGTGTAGGGTTCTAGCCGTCCGACTAAATCTAGGGAGAAGCGTTGGTTAATGTACTCGACGCCGCGAATTTCGCAGCCGACGGAACGTAGCCGCACAGTTCCTTTGGCATCGGCCCAAACCCGCATATCAACGGTGGGCTGGACGGTTAGGGTCAGGAAATGTAGGGGACGCATCTTTAGGCGGAAACAATCGGGGCTGAGAACGTCCACTCGTTTCGGATCGACGAGGGCTTTCACCAGTCGCTGGGGTTGCCGCAGGTAATGCTGAATGGGGACCGGTTGGTCCGGGACGGGAATCTCGACGGGTACAGAGGAAAAGAAGCGGCTACGCATAACATCCGCAAAAAAGCAACATCAAATAAACGGTTCTTAACAAAATTATAGAATTAATGACTCGCTACGGCTATCCCTCTTGAGTTAGAGACGGGAAAGCAGAACCGTAAAACCCTCTCATAGAAAAGACTTTGAGCGGTTCTCCGTGTTTTCCGATCCTACTGCACGGCTTAGACTTCTTTGCCAAAACGTTACATTTTTTAGGGGCGATCGCGCAAATCTTAACAAATCTCCACAAAATCCACCCGACGGTAATGCCTTCCCCTCCTGGGAGGGGTTAGGGGTGGGTTATGCCTCTTGCCTCTTCCTCTGTGTCCTCTGTGCCTCTGTGGTGACCCTCCTGCCTCTCCCCCTAAAACGCCTGAATCCAAGCCTTCACCTCATACTCGGTCCAGATTCCATGTTGCCAATAGGGGTCATTCTCAATCAGCTTGCGAACAGTGGCTTCATCCTCCGCCTCATAGATGCCAAAAACTTGGGTGTTATCCTCCGTCGGCCCAAGGGTGACGAGAACTCCCGATTCTTTCTGTTTGGCTAAGCCGTCGAGGTGAGCTTTGCGGTAGGGTTGTCGCTTTTCCAGGGCATTCTCGCAATAGTTGCCCCAAAGAATGAATTTAGACATGGGTTAATCGTTAAACTAGCAATGGAAGTTAAGATGAGCGGCGCAGAAAAGGAATTAAGGATTTGCCAACGTCCTCGGACCAATGTTCTTGAGGGTAATGAGCGGCTTCTGGGAGACTGATAAACTCCCCATTTTCCAGTTGTTGGGCGAAGCTTTGGGCGGGTTCCGGGGCCAGCCAGGGGTCAACCATGCCCCAAATAACCTGTGTGGGTTGAGTCCAAGACTCGAAGCCGCTGGCAATTTCAGCCATGGCTGTCTTCAACTGAAGATTTTGTAAGGTATAGAGGAGCGATCGCCCTGAATCGGAGGTTTTGAGCCAGGGACGACGATAGACATCTAAATCTTCATCGGGAATGACAAAGCCACTTCCGGCTTCCAGGGTGCGGTCAATCAGTAGGGGGTCCTGAGTCATCATGTCGCCGACGAGGGGAAAACTCATCTGCTTGAGTTTCCAGGGAAGCTTCGCTGTGGGAGACAGAGGTGCATTGAGAATGGCTAGACGGTCAATGCGATCGCGATGGCGTAGGGCATATTGGAGGCCCACTGACCCCAGGAACCCCTGAATCACCAGAGAGATGCGATCGAGTTCCAGAACCTTGAGAAAGCCATCTAAGGCCTCAACAAAGGCATCAGGGGTATAGGCAAAGTCGCGTTTTTGGGGTTTGTGCGATCGCCCAAATCCTAGCCAATCCGGGGCAATTCCCTGTAAGCCCTCGCTGGCTAAATCCGGTAATAAAGCACTCCAACTGTAGCCTAAGGACGGCAAGCCATGGAGGAAGACCACCGGCGGCGCTACCCTGGAGTTGGGGGGATGTACCTCACGATAAAACCAGTCTCCAGAGGGAGTTGTAATAATTTTTTCGTCAACGGCCACAACAAATTTTGAGTAATAGAATTAGCAACAGAATCTAAATTTTAGAAAAAAGGCGTTCCCAACCGAAATTGAAAACGCCCCATCCCTTAAACCATTCGTTTACCATGCCAAATGGCTTATGGCTTAAAAGTCCATTTCGGCGGCCTGAACCTTCTCAACCTGTTTCTTCTTAAGAACCAGCATGATTTGAGACACCGTTACGATGGCAAAGAACGCCAATAAGCCTTGAATCCGGGCGGGATTTTGTAAAACAATCTCCGTATCCTTCTGGCCAAAACCACCCACGTTAGGGTCTGTGGTCAGCACATCACCAGCGGCGACGACATCACCGACCGAGGCCAACATATCCGGACCGGGGGGAATTGACTCAACCACCTCTGACCCATCATCGGTGGTGAGGGTCACGGCATAGCCCCCTTCATCCATCGGCTCAATGGCGGCGATCGTACCAGCATTCTGAGCTTTATAAGCAATATTATTGCTGTTGCTGCCCGTGGGATAGATTTGTCCGCGACCTCGGTTACCGCCAGCATGGACCGAGTACTTGCCAAAGTGAACCGAGGAATCTTGACTGGGGTCAGGAGATAGAACCGGGAAGACCAACTCCTGATAGTTATCCCCTGGCAGAGGACCCACCAGAATCACATTCTCTTGCTCAGGAGTATAGGTTTGGTAGAAGATGCCTTCGGTTTCTTCCTTCAGTTCTTCAGGGATGCGGTCTTCGGGAGCAATTTTAAAGCCTTCGGGGAGCATTAAAACCGCACCGACATTCAGGCCCGCTTTACTACCATCTCCGAGGACCTGCTGCATGGAGGTATCATAGGGAACCTTCACCACAGCCTTAAACACCGTATCCGGGAGAACCGACTGAGGCACTTCCACTTGCGTCGGTTTTTCTGCTAAGTGGCAGTTAGCGCAAACAATACGTCCGGTAGCTTCACGGGGGGTTTCCGGAGCCGTTTGTTGGGCCCAGAAGGGGTAAGCCGCGGCCGTTTGAGGGAACAGGACATCACTGGCAACAAAGACAGCCATGGCCGCCAAACTCACCAGGATTCCTTTCCTCAACTGGGTCATCAAAGGGGCGAACTGTTTTGTCGCCCAAGCACTAGAGTATTTCATCAATTGTGACAACGTTCTCTTCTCTCAATGGCTAGGTTAATTCTCAAAAATATCTCTCCCTGGAGGGGAGAGGTTGGGGGAGCTTAAACCCACCAGGGTTTTTCCTGAGTGCGGAAATCTTCTTCAGTCCACTGGGTGAGAACCACATTATCATCCTCAGCCACATCCACATGGACGAGGGCCAGAGACAGAGGTGCGGGACCGCGAACCACTTTACCCGCTTTGTTGTACTGGGACCCGTGACATGGGCAGATAAACTTCTCTGCACTTGCATTCCAGGGAACCACGCAACCGAGGTGGGTGCAAACCGCGTTGAGGCCATAATCGGCGATCGCCTGTTCGCCTTCAACAACGATATAGGTGGGGTCTCCCTTGAAGCCTTGCGTGAGGACGCGATCGCCCACATTATGTTCAGCCAGGAAGCTACTGGCCTTCACATCATTTCCTAGAGCGTCCTTAGCGACGATACCGCCACCACTGCCACCACTAGAAGGGGGGATAAAGTATTTAACGACGGGGTACAGCGCACCGAGAGCGGTTCCGGTAACTGCACCAAACGTCAGAAAGTTCATGAATTGCCGTCGTCCCATGGAGGGGACATCGGTTGAGCCGGAAGCCTGAGTCATGGAGCTATTTACGTATTATGGTTGTATCTGATTTTGCTTAACAAACGGCATCACCGTTTCATCTGCGCCCCTTATTGTGAGACCACCAATCAGGACGCATACCGTTTGGGATTGTATCGGATCAAGTGTCCCGTCGCGAGCAAAAAAAATGAAAATGGCGCAACACTTATTCATAATACCACGGTGCAGGGGCCAAAAAAGCCAGCAACTCAGGCGAATTGAGTCGTCCTGGAAAATTGAGAATCCCTCTGGCACAATCAGTAAAGAAATGTAAAATACAAGCTCAGTCCCCCGAGCGATCGCCGTCTGTCTGACCCTCGCCCCTCAACATCCCCCATGGCCAACCGCACTAACCACAGCCAACCTATCGTGACTGGACAAGAGTTACAGCAACTACTGCTTGAGAAGTGGGGCTGTTCCTACGATCTGCAACTACGCCGCACCCAGGGCAAAATTTTCCTGCAAGTGATGTGGAAATATCTAGAGCAGGCCTCATTTCCCCGTTCCCCAGAAGACTATGCCAGCCATCTAGATCAGATTGCTGACTATCTCAACGCCTGGAACAGCGCCGACCGAGTTCGCCAATATATTAACGAAACTCGCGAACGTCCCCGACTCGGCAAAGCCGTAAGTATCCCCATCGATCCGGGTCAACGCGCTTCCGAGTGGTTTGTGGACTCCTAAGTCCCAAACGATCGATCTCGAATCCACTGATGTTTTGCAATGAGGTCATCTTGTCCTATGTCAAAGATGCCAATGTTCAGAGTGCGTCGTCTGCGGCACTTAGTTAAATTTATCCTGGTGCTACTGCTTTCACTAGGAACCGTGGTCAGTCTGGTGGGCCTCAGCCCCAATCCAGTCCAAGCCCAAACCCCAATTCCCATTCCCATCGAGCCAGCGCCAGGAACCTCCAACACAGCCCCCGTCCGTCTCAGCGGATTCACGGTGCTGCAAATCTCCTCCCCACCGACTATCCCCGATCAACCTCGGACTATTCCCGAGTTGGAAAAACGGGTGACACAAATTGAGCGTAACCTCAATACCATCATTGAGGATGGCTTCGATGCCGACTCTCTCCAGGTGCGGTATGACATCCTCAATAACCAACCCGTCCTCTCGGCTGAGGACAACGACAACCTGCTCAATCGACAGATTTTGACGGTGACGCAGTTTGACGCCGAAGTTGCCGACACCACCCCCGAACAACTCGCTCAGCAATGGAGTGAGCAGATTCGCGAATCTCTCATTCGTGCTCAAGAAGAACGGCTCCCAGGGGCCCGACAGCAGCGTTGGCGTAATGCTCTAGCCTTGGCGGCCATCATGCTCGTGTGCAGTCCCATCATTTGGTTCTTACAACGGCGAACCACCCGCCATTATCAACACCTGTCACGACAACGGCATCCTGAACACCTACAGCCCCCTCAAGAAACCCTCGGGCCTGAAGGGGAGGTTAGCACAACACGGGCCACCCCACAATTTTTGCGAGCTATCCTGCCAC harbors:
- a CDS encoding DUF4912 domain-containing protein; amino-acid sequence: MSQERPPLEEMTLRQLRRVASECGISRYSRMRKSQLLSAIQAVLPEKINPTTASPTTTSPKTASLSSPSRQLEAQEEVEAAKFELGQDDRTGGELASVDEGLADLPEGYGESRIVLMPRDPQWAYCYWDITNEQKEELRRQGGQQLALRVYDATDIDLNYQPPHSIQEYPCDELAREWYLPIPVSDRDYAVEIGYRCADGRWLVLARSLTVHTPPVYPSDWIEDIFVTVNWDEPLVGKTVATLVPPSKKPVPSEADERNPLYEEIFGMAKSAEAQRVAGSIFGSMHQVPEQAVSSFVFPSGVGMWAVPTMSGLTMSGVGMSGVGMGASMPPIRPRQFWLVADAELIVYGATEPDATVTIGGRPIKLNSDGTFRFQMSFQDGLIDYPIKAVAVDGEQTRSVHMKFERETPSRNTNTKEEAVPEWLHS
- a CDS encoding ArnT family glycosyltransferase, coding for MALNRLQPVSLSWLDPLILLGAIALFFLGLGDFPLYEPHEGHFAGVAREMMLRGDWLTPHLNGAPYLNKPPLLYWAIALSYSTFGINEFAARLPLALGGIWGVFMVWQWGRDLGSAATGRVAALMLASACGWFIFSHQLLIDLLLSSLLMTAYYCLWKLVLFPRNWLYGLGFWGLLGLIVLAKGPFMLVFPVIALLVMSLIYSPGRIWQGLTPSLGIPLFLLLIVPWAIAIERANPGFWQYFIANENLERLADRRYPPDYAVSQISALGYLGMTLVWALPWSLVLPQTLVHTWVSLQQSRQEQASGLMLLAMTALLPVLLFLPISSRLIYYSLPSLPPLILLTALWWTGGQARRGVAMAGGRTLAAVTLMAAGVAVVLARWQLLDQLEVDLGQMEFLAWPIALSFGIGALLAGGLLLRRQPLPGWLTLVLGMAIAYYFIIQGFSAFAEIRSSQPLISQAEAELPESTLWVFEGSRELGAAGAMSFYLNPDGERFPEFPTLDDGWVWGQGDRAYRIVYVLSDAGESRSLPIFPGPSPRYQISDAELQAFWQSDRPVVFVTDFLRDPNDPNDPLTRNLPDNAGDPLLVIGPRYLYGNPAAR
- a CDS encoding peptidoglycan-binding protein; translation: MPVARRPLLRPGDGIDSQEFVEPVQLLQRIMIKLRLLPISQPINGRFDSALEKAVKIFQMENNLQMTGIVGPETWAVIDRKLGITPSPSPTPSPSPAPSPSPQPVQRYPVLQRGDGIQHPDLADAVKTLQELLVKARIFPANEVVDGKFGPNTEDGVRRFQSLNNLLVDGVVGRETWSTLVNGPVEVFEPERQGGLSQFDVPRIIASIPYPDIRAYARDSVPLILQSCLDYGVTDLGQIAYVLATAEHESHLGKWMTELASGWAYEWRSDLGNIYAGDGPRYKGRGFVQITGRANYRYWSGRLGIDLIGNPELAANQDIAADLLVLGMRDGSYTGHSLNDHILGSRQNFVSARRIVNWLDRAEHIAAIAREFLRALR
- a CDS encoding Gfo/Idh/MocA family protein, translating into MNQPEPLRMGVIGVGNMGQHHTRVLNLLKDVELVGVADIQVDRGLDTASKYRVKFFEDYRDLLPHVQAVCVAVPTRLHHAVGMACLQNRVHVLIEKPIAASLSEAESLVNQAAESGCILQVGHIERFNPAFQELSKVLKTEEVLALEAHRLSPYSDRANDVSVVLDLMIHDIDLILELIGDRVLNLSASGSRISGSLHLDYVTANLGFANGAIATLTASKVTHRKRRTIAAHCQTSLTEADFLNNEILIHRQTTANTSTDYGQVLYRQDGLIEKVRTSNIEPLHAELEHFVNCVRGGNQPSVGGEQALRALRLASSIEQMALDGKLWDSPDMEWLSNRAMLH
- a CDS encoding phenylpyruvate tautomerase MIF-related protein, with the protein product MPLIQVKTSAPAPDKAAVEGMLQALSSKLSGHLGKSESYVMTAFEGDVPMTFGGSLDPVCFIEIKSIGSMSPSQTQAMSADFCQEIETRLGVPSKRTYIEFADAKGAMWGWNGSTFG
- a CDS encoding flavin reductase family protein; the encoded protein is MLNTDDQKTAKKTLLRKIPHALYICGVKDINSDNLNGFTASWVMQSSFEPPLIVNCVKNDSGSHAMLKSSGVFSLSFLELGQKDLAQKFFKPQSRVGNKFEDVEFYTAETGCPIIKDSLGYVECQVVGSVEKGDHTVFVGEVINAAIHRDGEILNLESTGWNYGG
- a CDS encoding DUF1997 domain-containing protein translates to MRSRFFSSVPVEIPVPDQPVPIQHYLRQPQRLVKALVDPKRVDVLSPDCFRLKMRPLHFLTLTVQPTVDMRVWADAKGTVRLRSVGCEIRGVEYINQRFSLDLVGRLEPYTHNGKTTLYGKADLKVAVDMPPALWLTPKPIIDATGNTLLASVLHTVKQRLTRHIIADYRAWAGETQQDPPISLSPNMSPNIQSS
- a CDS encoding YciI family protein; translated protein: MSKFILWGNYCENALEKRQPYRKAHLDGLAKQKESGVLVTLGPTEDNTQVFGIYEAEDEATVRKLIENDPYWQHGIWTEYEVKAWIQAF
- a CDS encoding alpha/beta fold hydrolase; translated protein: MAVDEKIITTPSGDWFYREVHPPNSRVAPPVVFLHGLPSLGYSWSALLPDLASEGLQGIAPDWLGFGRSHKPQKRDFAYTPDAFVEALDGFLKVLELDRISLVIQGFLGSVGLQYALRHRDRIDRLAILNAPLSPTAKLPWKLKQMSFPLVGDMMTQDPLLIDRTLEAGSGFVIPDEDLDVYRRPWLKTSDSGRSLLYTLQNLQLKTAMAEIASGFESWTQPTQVIWGMVDPWLAPEPAQSFAQQLENGEFISLPEAAHYPQEHWSEDVGKSLIPFLRRSS
- the petA gene encoding cytochrome f; protein product: MKYSSAWATKQFAPLMTQLRKGILVSLAAMAVFVASDVLFPQTAAAYPFWAQQTAPETPREATGRIVCANCHLAEKPTQVEVPQSVLPDTVFKAVVKVPYDTSMQQVLGDGSKAGLNVGAVLMLPEGFKIAPEDRIPEELKEETEGIFYQTYTPEQENVILVGPLPGDNYQELVFPVLSPDPSQDSSVHFGKYSVHAGGNRGRGQIYPTGSNSNNIAYKAQNAGTIAAIEPMDEGGYAVTLTTDDGSEVVESIPPGPDMLASVGDVVAAGDVLTTDPNVGGFGQKDTEIVLQNPARIQGLLAFFAIVTVSQIMLVLKKKQVEKVQAAEMDF
- the petC gene encoding cytochrome b6-f complex iron-sulfur subunit translates to MTQASGSTDVPSMGRRQFMNFLTFGAVTGTALGALYPVVKYFIPPSSGGSGGGIVAKDALGNDVKASSFLAEHNVGDRVLTQGFKGDPTYIVVEGEQAIADYGLNAVCTHLGCVVPWNASAEKFICPCHGSQYNKAGKVVRGPAPLSLALVHVDVAEDDNVVLTQWTEEDFRTQEKPWWV
- a CDS encoding DUF3067 family protein — encoded protein: MTGQELQQLLLEKWGCSYDLQLRRTQGKIFLQVMWKYLEQASFPRSPEDYASHLDQIADYLNAWNSADRVRQYINETRERPRLGKAVSIPIDPGQRASEWFVDS